The Haloarcula sp. CBA1127 genomic interval CTCGACGCCGACGCGAATTTCTGTGTCGCCTGCGGTGCCGACGTACAGGACATCACACCGGGCGACGACGGCTCGCTCGACGCATGCCCGTCCTGTGACACCGCTGTCGACGACGATGCCAGTTTCTGTGTCAACTGTGGGGAGGACTTGGACGCGCATCGCGGCGAGAGCGACACGCCGGCGGCTGACTCGGCAGGGTCGTCGACCGCCGACGAGACGGAGAGTGAGTCAGCAGCCACGGGCAACGCCGTCGACACACTCGCGTCACAGTCCACCGACGACGCGGCGGTACCGGACAAACTCGTCCTCTCGGTCGAGGGTCGTGACATCACCATCGAAGACGGTGACCGCATCGGCCGGGAGATACGGGCGGCACTATTGGACGCCGGGCGACCGGAAGACGAAGCGGTTCGGATCCACCGCGAACACGTCCGGTTCGACCGCCAGCCGGACGGGTACTATCTGGTCGACCTCGGGGATAACCCGACACGGCTGAATGAGACCCAATTGAAGAAAGGAGACCGGGAACCGATCCAACCGGGCGACGAACTCGAACTGTCGGGCGTCGCCACGATGACACTTCGGGCGGCGTGACCACCCACAATTAAGCGGTCGGTCGGGAAATATCAGGCTGATGGAGCGTGGTCGACTGGGGTTGGAACTCCGCGAGTCCGCCGCACTACTACGAGCTGAAACCTGGCTATTTGTGGGTGTGGGTCTGGCATGGCTCGTCTACGGTGGCTGGGTACTCGCGACGGGGCTGCTGCTGGCGCAGTTCCCAGGGCTCGAACGGACTGTTCTTGCGACACTCGCTGGCCGAACTGTCACGCTACGAACTGTACTCGCCGCTGGTCTCTGGCTCCTCGGTCCGTCGCTGGCGACCGTTGTCCTTGTCAACCGACGGCTTCGGAACAGCTACGGCAACCTTGCCGACGCGTATCGGCTGGACCATCCAAGCCTGTTACTCGCTATCCCCGGCAGTGTACTCCTCGGCTGCCTGCTGCTCAGTGTCATACTCGGGCAGCTGTGGCCGCTCACGGTAGTCGTACTGTTCGGGACAGTGCACCTCGTCGCCCGGACCGTTGCCTACGGACACCGCGTCTACACGCTCTCGGTCCCACCACTCCTGTCGTTGCTGGTGTTCGTGAGCGCCGCCGCCCTCGGGACTGGGTGGCTGACCCAGCCGGTCATCGCACGCGGCGTGTCGTCGTCCCTGTCTCCGTGGCTGGTGCGGGCGGGCGTCGGCCCCGTGGCCGAGACGGCGCTGCAACTGACGGGCGTACAGCCATCGCAAGCCACACCTCTGTTCATCGCCGTCCCCGGTGTGCTGGCGGGCGTGTACCTCCTGTTCCAACTGCTCGCTGGAACCGTCGTTCGAATCCGCGCGCCGCTTTCGAACCCGCAACGCCGTCCGGACCAGCGGTTCCCTATCATGCCACCGGTCAGGACGTCGGAAAGCGGCACCGAGCGTCCAACTGCCGAGCGGGCTGTCGACGCTGCACCGGACACCCGGGAACAGACCGAGGACGGGACCGACCCCGCAGATACTGGTAGCGACGACGAGTCGCCGGGACACACCGGGACCCGAGTGTTTTCGCCCGACGAGGTTCCGGCGGCGGAACCGCCCGCTCACGGATCGGAACAGGACAACGCACAGCCGTCGGACGACGACGCGGAGCCGGAGACACCGGTCGACGACAGCGGTACAGAAACGGAATCGGAGACGGCCGGGACGGACGATACGGATGAGGCTGCCTCGGCGACAGACGAGGCATGGATGGACGATACGTCCGTCTTCACGCCGGGCGGCCGCGACGCCGGACAGTCGTACTGCGGCGAGTGCGGCGAGTCGCTCCCGCCCGACGCTAACGCCTGCCCGTCCTGTGGCGATCCCGTGGACGGGTGAGACGGTCAGCGGTTCGAAACGGGGATGTCACCGAGCGCAACGGTGTATTGCGTCGATTGTACCGAGCCCCCGTCCGGATACACTAGCACCGTCACAGAGACGGTGTCCGGTCGTTCGCCGGGGGGCAGTAGCCACGACTTGGTCACGTCGTCAGTTTGCTCCACTGATAGCTGTCCAGTGCTTGCGGATCCCTCAACCGTCTCGCCGCTGCGGGTAGTGACGCTGTCGAGACGAACTGCCGCGGGGTCTGACCCGGTGTTCGTCACGTTCACCGTGAGCGTGAACCGCCACCCTTCGTCAGCGGTGACAACAGACGCCGCATCGATGTGGGCTGAGACGTTCGCGGACTCCAGGATCGGGTCACCGATGCCGGCACCGGCTTCCGCCGCTGTCGGCGTTTCGGGGACCGCCTCTCCTCCGGTGTCCCCGGTCAAATGATGCCCCATCATACTCCCGAAGGTAACGACCTCGATGAGGATCGGCAAGCCGATTCCAACGATGATGAGGAGTCGTAGTAGCGTCTTCTGCTCCGGACCGTCGACGTCGTCGAACATGATGAGAGAGTAGTGAAGTTGTGTTAGACCGGGATCGGCGGGCTACCGGGCGCGAACAGTCCGTCAGCGACCATACTGGCAAGTGGCGGCCCGTAGGCGATGACGATGAGCAGCAGGGCAATCGCCGTCCAGAGCTTGTAGTTGTCCAGGATACGCGGGCTGTGGTCCGCGCCGGACAGCGGCTCCGGGATGTGGCCGTTGACCGACAGCGTCCCGCCACGGCGAGCGAGCAGGGTGTCGGCCATGACGATGAGGAACATCGCCGCGCCGACGAACAGCAGGAAGCCGCCGATGGCGATCTGAAGGCGCATTTCGCCGACCGTTCCGGCGACGCCCTCGAACGCGAACTCGTCGTACGTCGGTTCGGCAGTCCGTCGCGGAATGCCGGCGAGGCCGGCCCGGTGCATGGCGTTCGACATCACTGCCATGCCCACGAACCAGACGTACGGCTGGAGCGTAGCGATGCTGCGCTGTCGGAGTTTCTTCCCGGTGATCTGCGGGACCAGCCAGTAGCTGATAGCCATCGCCGTCAGCGCGAACGCAGTCCCGACGGTGAGATGGAAGTGGCCGGGCACCCAGATGGTGTTGTGGATGAGGTAGTTGATGTTCATCCCGGCGTTGATCATGCCGGAGAAGCCACCAGCCGCGAACATCAGACCGGCGAGCATACAGCCAGCGAAGGCCGGTTTCCCCCAGGGTAGATTCCGAAGCCAGGAGAGGTAGCCTTTTGCACCCCGCTGGCGAGCCCCATGTTCGACCGAGGCGACCACGGTGAACGCGGTCAACAGCGAGGGCAACAGCAGGAACATCGTGTTCGTCATCGCGATGAATTTATATCCCGATGGGATGCCGGGGTCGGTGTACTGGTGGTGGAAGCCGACCGGGGTCGAGAGCAGCAGGAAGGCGACGAAGACCACGCGGGCCAGCGGGTCACTGAACAGTCGCCCGCCGGCCAGCTTCGGCAGGATCGTGTACCAGACGAGGTACGCCGGCATGAGCCAGAAGTACACGACTGGGTGGCCGAAGTACCAGAACAGCGTCCGCGTCAGCAGCGGGTCGACGTTCTGGATGAGCCCGAGCGACCACGGAATGAGGAAGGCGACGACCTCGACGGCGACGCCGATGGTGGAGACGTACCACATCAGCATCGTCGTCAGGACCATGAACGTCTGCAGGGGAATGCGTTCACCCGGGTTCTCAGAGCGCCACTCCCACAGGGACTTGAAGTACGCGAGGCCGGCGACCCACGAGCCGACGATGATGAGCGCGGCGCCGATGTAGAACGCCGGGTGCGCCTTCATCGGGGCGTAGAAGGTAAACAGCACGTCCGCTTCGAGGTCGTGACCCAGAATCGACGGCGAACCGACGATACCGCCGATGATGGACACGGCCGCAAGCACTGTCCCCGTGAGCATTATCCAGAAGGCCGACCAGGCGATTCGATGTGGTAGCTCGCGTTCGAGACTGCTAGCGACAGCCCACGTGAACAGTCCCGCGATGAAGAACGTGGTAAACACGAGCGCCAGCAGGACGCCGTGGCCCGTCAGAATCGTGTAGTAGTCGGCTGAACTGACGAAGCCCCGGAACACGCCGGTGCGATGGAGCGCCTGGATGACGCCGAACAGCGCACCGATTCCGAGCGCGATGAACGAGACGAGGAACTCGCTACGGACGAGCTTCGACGTTTTCGGATAGGAGTCGACGAACACCATTACTGATCCGCCTCCTCCTGCGCCTGTGCGTCATCTGCGGACTGGTCGATATTCTCTTGCTGCATATCGTACTCCTCCGGCGGGACGACTTCGACGGAGCCACCCATCGTGTGATGGGCCGCCCCGCAGTATTCGTGACAGATTAGCCCGTAGGTACCGGGCTCGTTGAACCGGGCCGAGACTTCCGAGACCTGCCCGGGAATGACCATCGTGTTGATGTTGGTCTCGACCACGGAGAACCCGTGAACGACGTCGGCACTGGTTACTCTGAACGTGACGTTCTCAC includes:
- a CDS encoding cytochrome c oxidase subunit II — protein: MQVHRFEKVWLGAALLLIVGFIATIAYGSVGVGVGMVDDTGGQISAEEVQNGNTDTQFDDPGVVKEDGQYVVYVVARQFQFSPGTGDTPIRVPAGENVTFRVTSADVVHGFSVVETNINTMVIPGQVSEVSARFNEPGTYGLICHEYCGAAHHTMGGSVEVVPPEEYDMQQENIDQSADDAQAQEEADQ
- a CDS encoding zinc ribbon domain-containing protein, producing MPESDRTVKCPICDEDFDPTVAGGWCTNPDCGEWKHTDESAADFDTDDGVPNDADLIPEGTDEADPMDGRSVEASDETEAQDGHTVDDDSADEVSEDEVSDTGAAEAGDETAETAETAETAETATEYETEADTEAENGTEPNAAEEPDEADETPDQSSGDSDADAEVSDETAETDDDAATISCPDCDRELDADANFCVACGADVQDITPGDDGSLDACPSCDTAVDDDASFCVNCGEDLDAHRGESDTPAADSAGSSTADETESESAATGNAVDTLASQSTDDAAVPDKLVLSVEGRDITIEDGDRIGREIRAALLDAGRPEDEAVRIHREHVRFDRQPDGYYLVDLGDNPTRLNETQLKKGDREPIQPGDELELSGVATMTLRAA
- a CDS encoding b(o/a)3-type cytochrome-c oxidase subunit 1 — encoded protein: MVFVDSYPKTSKLVRSEFLVSFIALGIGALFGVIQALHRTGVFRGFVSSADYYTILTGHGVLLALVFTTFFIAGLFTWAVASSLERELPHRIAWSAFWIMLTGTVLAAVSIIGGIVGSPSILGHDLEADVLFTFYAPMKAHPAFYIGAALIIVGSWVAGLAYFKSLWEWRSENPGERIPLQTFMVLTTMLMWYVSTIGVAVEVVAFLIPWSLGLIQNVDPLLTRTLFWYFGHPVVYFWLMPAYLVWYTILPKLAGGRLFSDPLARVVFVAFLLLSTPVGFHHQYTDPGIPSGYKFIAMTNTMFLLLPSLLTAFTVVASVEHGARQRGAKGYLSWLRNLPWGKPAFAGCMLAGLMFAAGGFSGMINAGMNINYLIHNTIWVPGHFHLTVGTAFALTAMAISYWLVPQITGKKLRQRSIATLQPYVWFVGMAVMSNAMHRAGLAGIPRRTAEPTYDEFAFEGVAGTVGEMRLQIAIGGFLLFVGAAMFLIVMADTLLARRGGTLSVNGHIPEPLSGADHSPRILDNYKLWTAIALLLIVIAYGPPLASMVADGLFAPGSPPIPV